Genomic segment of Mycolicibacterium sarraceniae:
GGCGAGCTCACGGATATCGGAGCCGACGGCGTCGAGCAGCGCGGTCACCGTATCGTCGTCGACCTTGACCTTCAGCGCCCGGAACTCGGCGCGGACAAACTCCGCCCGTTGCGCGGGCTTGGCGATCTTGGCGCAGGGATGCACCTGGGCACCGAGTTTCTTCAGCTGATCGGCCAGCGCCTTAGCCCGCCCGCCGCCGGTGTGCACAACCGCCAGGATCGTGCCGGGTGGCAGGTCGGCGGCTGCCGTGGCGATCAACTCGACGGCATCCTTGCCGGCTTCGGCGGCCGACTCGAGCACGACCACCCGCTCATCGGCGAACAGCGACGGGCTGAGCAGTTCGGCGAGTTCGTTGACCGACACTTCGCCGGCCCGCAACCGGTCGACCGGGACGTCGGAATTACCCGCGGAGGCGCGGGCACCCCGCAGCACCTCGGTGATGGCGCGGTCGACGAGTAGCTCCTCGTCACCCAGGATCAGATGCAGGCCCGCCGTCTCGCTCACCCGACGATCGTTTCACGACCGGCCGACACCGTCTGACACCGACCTTGCGCCACCGCCACAACACCGCGATGGCCAGCGTGGCCCCGCCGACCGTCAGCACCCCGGCCAGCCCGGACGGTACCGGCACCGAAGCGCCCGGCAACTCAGCGGCGGTGGATGCGACACGCAGCAGCCACCACAGCTCGGGACCGGTGAAGCGGATCATCAGCCCGGCCGCCGACGGCATGACCCAACACACCACCGCGGCGGCCGTACCCAGCACGGTGATCGGTGGAATCACCACAGCAACAGCCAGATTGGCGAGCACGCCGACCACACTC
This window contains:
- the holA gene encoding DNA polymerase III subunit delta — its product is MSETAGLHLILGDEELLVDRAITEVLRGARASAGNSDVPVDRLRAGEVSVNELAELLSPSLFADERVVVLESAAEAGKDAVELIATAAADLPPGTILAVVHTGGGRAKALADQLKKLGAQVHPCAKIAKPAQRAEFVRAEFRALKVKVDDDTVTALLDAVGSDIRELAAACSQLVADTDGKIDAVAVRRYHSGKAEVTGFEIADKAVVGDIAGSAEALRWAMMAGVPHVVLADALAEALHTIARVGPLSGDPYRLAGELGMPPWRIQKAQKQSRRWSRDKVATAIQLVAKLNGDVKGVAADADYALEDAVRKVAHLAAGSGRD